One segment of Chionomys nivalis chromosome 3, mChiNiv1.1, whole genome shotgun sequence DNA contains the following:
- the LOC130870722 gene encoding keratin-associated protein 16-3-like isoform X1 — MSYYSGYYGGLGYGYGGYGCGCNSIRRLGCGCGYGGYGYGSGYGGYGFGSGYGGYGFGSGYGGYGFGSGCGGYGYGCCRPSCYGRYGFSSFY, encoded by the coding sequence ATGAGCTACTACAGTGGCTACTATGGAGGCCTGGGCTACGGCTATGGAGGCTACGGCTGTGGATGTAATAGCATCCGCAGACTGGGCTGTGGCTGTGGTTATGGAGGCTACGGATATGGCTCTGGCTATGGGGGCTACGGATTTGGCTCTGGCTATGGAGGCTACGGATTTGGCTCTGGCTATGGAGGCTACGGATTTGGCTCTGGCTGTGGAGGTTACGGATATGGCTGCTGCCGCCCATCATGCTATGGAAGATATGGGTTCTCTAGCTTCTACTGA
- the LOC130870722 gene encoding keratin-associated protein 16-3-like isoform X2 — translation MSYYSGYYGGLGYGYGGYGCGCNSIRRLGCGCGYGGYGYGCCRPSCYGRYGFSSFY, via the exons ATGAGCTACTACAGTGGCTACTATGGAGGCCTGGGCTACGGCTATGGAGGCTACGGCTGTGGATGTAATAGCATCCGCAGACTGGGCTGTGGCTGTGGTTATGGAG GTTACGGATATGGCTGCTGCCGCCCATCATGCTATGGAAGATATGGGTTCTCTAGCTTCTACTGA